CGGTGTTTCCGGGCGGGGAAACACACGCGTTCTTTGCGTGTCGTAGCTTTCCAGCGCATCGCGGGTTGAGCGATGGACTGGCACCAACCGTGACTTGCCGAACTTCGTGCGTCGTATGGTAAGGATTCCTTGCTCCAAATCGACATCCACACGATCGAGCATGAGTGCTTCGCTTACGCGCATGCCCGTGACGGAAAGCAGGCCGAACAGCGTCAAGTAGCTGCGGGCTTTCAGGCCATTGGCGGAAGGCAGCCCTGCGGCGGCGCCAAGGAGCCGCTCGATCTCCTCATCGGTGTAAATGTAAGGAGGGTTACGGTGGTAGCGGTAAGGCAAGAGGCCATCCGGTGGGATCTCGGTGCGCGGATCGGTCACGCTGCGCCAGCGGGCGAAGCGACGCACCACTCCCAGGCGCCCCGCCCATGTGGCTAGCTGCGCGTCGCGGGGTTGTTCGGCCCAGCGAATCGCCAACGCTCGGGTAATATAGGTCGCCTCGTTGGCTTCCAGAAAGGAGACAAAGTTATGTAGCAAGCTCGCCGGTATCCGCAGGCCAAATCCCAGGCTCCGGCGCACGGCAAGATACTCCTCCAAAGCGTCACGTAGCTGGTTCATTGCCCACCCCCTATGTCCGGCCACGGTGGGGCAAGGGAGCGGAGACCGGAGAGGTCGACTTTGGCGTAAATCTCCGTGGTGTTCGGGGAGCGATGTCGGAGCACTTGGCCGATCTCGCTCATGGATGCACCCCCTCGGAGCATCTCCGTCGCCAGGGTGTGGCGGAGTAGGTGGGCGCCCTTGGCAGGCGGTTGGAGACTGGCGCGTTCCAGAGCGCGCCGAACAATGGTCGAGACGGTTGATGGCCCGGCGAAGCCCGAATGGGGTGCCTTCATGCGAACGAAGACCCGGCGCGAGCGGGTCTCGGGACGATCCCGACGCAAGTAGGCAGCCATCGCCTCTCCCGGTTCGGTGAGCAACGGTAAGCGCTCATGCACGAAGCCTTTCCCGCGAATCATCACTTCGCCGGCTCGCCAATTGATGTCATCGATTTCGAGGGCGACGACCTCGCCGGCACGTAGTCCAAGGCGGGCGAGGAGGACCAGGACCGCATAGTCGCGTCTCCCTGTCGCTGTCGTGCGATCGCAGCCATCCAACAGGCGTTGGATCTCCTCCGCGGTCAGGAATTTGGGAACGGACGACAAGCGCCAATCCGCGACGGCCGGCACACAAGCGGCCAGATCGATCTGGGTCTTCGCCTCGCGCAACAAGAATCGAAAGAACGAGCGCAGTGCCGTGACTAGAAGCTGCGCTCTTTTTGCGCCTTGGCAGCGAGCGTGGGTAAGGACGTAGGTGGAGATGTCCGATCCCGTCAGCTCCTCGATACGCAAGGGGCCGTCGCCGAAATGATGGACCAGAAAACCATGGGCAGCGGGCCGGTAGTTCAACACCGTCGCC
The Gammaproteobacteria bacterium DNA segment above includes these coding regions:
- a CDS encoding site-specific integrase, yielding MNQLRDALEEYLAVRRSLGFGLRIPASLLHNFVSFLEANEATYITRALAIRWAEQPRDAQLATWAGRLGVVRRFARWRSVTDPRTEIPPDGLLPYRYHRNPPYIYTDEEIERLLGAAAGLPSANGLKARSYLTLFGLLSVTGMRVSEALMLDRVDVDLEQGILTIRRTKFGKSRLVPVHRSTRDALESYDTQRTRVFPRPETPAFFSPSVVDASRSGARVTPSRNSPNGSACAAPRRVTGADRGFMTCATDLRPARYCNGTARGSMSSTSYPSLPPILATFT
- a CDS encoding site-specific integrase, with the protein product MLKEFLKQGDFLERLHSNPLREHLDSFSTSLVEEAYASSTVRLKLLWVVEFGWWLQEEQLTAEQLSEHIVDRFLKELQRLGQLQRGQRPTTLRFVAYLQSQGVIPFPEPVCDTSPLAELERRYERYLRTERGLTTATVLNYRPAAHGFLVHHFGDGPLRIEELTGSDISTYVLTHARCQGAKRAQLLVTALRSFFRFLLREAKTQIDLAACVPAVADWRLSSVPKFLTAEEIQRLLDGCDRTTATGRRDYAVLVLLARLGLRAGEVVALEIDDINWRAGEVMIRGKGFVHERLPLLTEPGEAMAAYLRRDRPETRSRRVFVRMKAPHSGFAGPSTVSTIVRRALERASLQPPAKGAHLLRHTLATEMLRGGASMSEIGQVLRHRSPNTTEIYAKVDLSGLRSLAPPWPDIGGGQ